In Xanthomonas sacchari, a genomic segment contains:
- a CDS encoding DUF1631 domain-containing protein translates to MPVSATLPAPPATLASAALPARVRDILQSLNTLLWQALDTSLQATLDELEQALFEQAGHARNGQVQQDLHQETQRLRAQRGQLAPFYRAQLEAGLAGIRSPAATAAAPPPARPGAAAQMLTLVANVDIDRDIVLHEIARREAIRCNVPLQLLGQRFGVLAARPAFEIEQLPLGPHALCRLLRDAGEALGLALDTQLALYRAFERQALARYGDVVEKANGLLTHAGVLPGLIYLPYVARSTHVQPGARRPARMAADTAPAPAGSAPQGHGAAPGQAAPAIGMPPGPAAMAPRPPVGTAAGAAEPTASSPDLATLRQLLTAARAKAAPAAAAATPAPAGAATLPARPASASGAPPVPTASLLKALGELQAQPPAYSTLGGLRGRRHLRDVQTALLQALRASHGAQATLAAQQADTFDLLGLLYGEIEREVRANAPAAALLERLQVPLVRAALQDPAFFARSQHPARELLNAVAESGATWLGEEDSDPQLLLKLNQAVDRVVEEYEGDDVVFARAHQDIQAQQRSLAHKAEIAERRHVEAARGKERLELAKQTATATLEALCNARQPPAVVQTLLQQAWSDVLVLTLLRQGEDSEAWRERVGLAERIAEVTCRSEGAADAALAERVCQALLQVGYHQQEAEALARRLSTPGGADATISQTELSVRLKTRTRLGEQGEDGPRPSLPPRTEAEQAAYARLRTLPFGTWFDFVVNQQGELKRQRLSWYSPITERALFVNQRGQKTAEHTLDGLARLLAQGQARIVSEDRAGLVDRAWQAALRALRTLAGVPAADDSMEGA, encoded by the coding sequence ATGCCCGTGTCTGCGACCCTCCCGGCCCCACCGGCGACGCTTGCCAGCGCCGCCCTGCCGGCGCGCGTGCGCGACATCCTGCAGTCCCTGAATACCCTGCTGTGGCAGGCGCTGGACACGTCGCTGCAGGCGACCCTGGACGAACTGGAGCAGGCCCTGTTCGAGCAGGCCGGGCACGCCCGCAACGGCCAGGTGCAGCAGGACCTGCACCAGGAAACGCAACGCCTGCGCGCACAGCGCGGGCAGCTGGCGCCGTTCTACCGGGCGCAGCTGGAAGCCGGGCTGGCCGGCATCCGCAGCCCCGCCGCAACGGCCGCCGCGCCGCCCCCGGCCAGGCCGGGGGCCGCCGCGCAGATGCTGACCCTGGTCGCCAACGTGGATATCGACCGCGACATCGTGCTGCACGAGATCGCCCGCCGCGAGGCGATCCGCTGCAATGTTCCGCTGCAGTTGCTCGGCCAGCGCTTCGGCGTGCTGGCGGCCCGGCCCGCCTTCGAGATCGAACAGTTGCCGCTGGGGCCGCACGCGCTGTGCCGACTGCTGCGCGATGCCGGCGAAGCGCTGGGCCTGGCGCTGGACACGCAATTGGCGCTGTACCGCGCCTTCGAACGCCAGGCGCTGGCGCGCTACGGCGACGTCGTTGAAAAAGCCAATGGCCTGCTGACTCACGCCGGGGTGCTCCCGGGCCTGATCTACCTGCCTTACGTGGCGCGCAGCACCCACGTGCAGCCGGGCGCGCGCCGCCCGGCGCGCATGGCCGCGGACACCGCTCCGGCGCCTGCCGGCAGCGCCCCCCAGGGGCACGGCGCCGCACCCGGCCAGGCCGCACCCGCCATAGGCATGCCGCCGGGGCCGGCCGCGATGGCACCGCGGCCGCCAGTGGGCACAGCGGCCGGTGCCGCGGAACCGACCGCCAGCAGCCCCGACCTGGCCACCCTGCGCCAACTGCTGACCGCTGCGCGCGCCAAGGCCGCGCCCGCCGCGGCGGCGGCCACGCCCGCGCCCGCCGGTGCCGCCACACTCCCGGCACGGCCGGCGAGCGCCAGCGGCGCGCCCCCGGTCCCGACCGCCAGCCTGCTGAAGGCACTGGGCGAACTGCAGGCGCAGCCGCCGGCCTACAGCACCCTGGGCGGGCTGCGCGGACGCCGTCACCTGCGCGACGTGCAGACCGCCCTGCTGCAGGCGCTGCGCGCCAGCCACGGTGCGCAGGCGACGCTGGCAGCGCAGCAGGCCGACACCTTCGACCTGCTCGGCCTGCTGTACGGCGAGATCGAACGCGAGGTACGCGCCAACGCGCCGGCCGCGGCGCTGCTGGAACGCCTGCAGGTGCCGCTGGTGCGCGCAGCGCTGCAGGATCCGGCGTTCTTCGCGCGCAGCCAGCACCCGGCGCGGGAACTGCTCAACGCCGTCGCCGAGTCGGGCGCGACCTGGCTGGGCGAAGAGGACAGCGATCCGCAGCTGCTGCTCAAGCTCAACCAGGCCGTGGACCGCGTGGTCGAGGAGTACGAAGGCGACGACGTGGTCTTCGCACGGGCCCACCAGGACATCCAGGCGCAGCAGCGCAGCCTGGCGCACAAGGCCGAGATCGCCGAGCGCCGGCACGTCGAGGCCGCGCGCGGCAAGGAACGGCTGGAACTGGCCAAGCAGACCGCGACCGCCACCCTGGAGGCGCTGTGCAATGCCCGGCAACCGCCCGCTGTCGTGCAGACCCTGCTGCAGCAGGCCTGGTCCGACGTGCTGGTGCTGACCCTGCTGCGCCAGGGCGAGGACTCGGAGGCCTGGCGCGAACGCGTCGGCCTGGCCGAGCGCATCGCCGAGGTCACCTGCCGCAGCGAGGGCGCCGCCGATGCGGCCCTGGCCGAGCGCGTGTGCCAGGCGCTGCTGCAGGTGGGCTACCACCAGCAGGAAGCCGAGGCCCTCGCCCGCCGCCTGTCCACGCCCGGCGGCGCCGACGCCACCATCTCGCAGACCGAACTCAGCGTGCGGCTGAAGACGCGTACCCGCCTCGGCGAGCAGGGCGAGGACGGCCCGCGGCCGTCGCTGCCGCCACGCACCGAGGCCGAACAGGCCGCGTATGCGCGGCTGCGCACGCTGCCGTTCGGCACCTGGTTCGACTTCGTCGTCAACCAGCAAGGCGAGCTGAAGCGGCAACGCCTGTCCTGGTACAGCCCGATCACCGAGCGCGCGCTGTTCGTCAACCAACGCGGGCAGAAGACCGCCGAACACACGCTCGACGGATTGGCGCGGTTGCTGGCACAGGGCCAGGCCCGCATCGTCAGCGAGGACCGCGCAGGCCTGGTCGACCGCGCCTGGCAGGCCGCGCTGCGCGCGCTGCGCACGCTGGCCGGCGTTCCCGCCGCCGACGACAGCATGGAAGGCGCATGA
- a CDS encoding PilZ domain-containing protein produces the protein MSADARRSPRRQVPDMVPVLDLMEDAVVGRLGNVSEHGMLLLTSVPLHEDALYQLRFAMPQAGRDVQIDVGVHLLWSDPSHAPGQAWAGFRFLTISPAHRDLLRRWINAAQGG, from the coding sequence ATGAGCGCCGATGCCCGCCGTTCGCCGCGCCGCCAGGTCCCGGACATGGTGCCGGTGCTGGACCTGATGGAAGACGCCGTGGTCGGCCGCCTCGGCAACGTGTCCGAACACGGCATGCTGCTGCTGACCTCGGTGCCGCTGCACGAGGACGCGCTGTACCAGTTGCGCTTCGCGATGCCGCAGGCCGGCCGCGACGTGCAGATCGACGTCGGCGTGCACCTGTTGTGGAGCGACCCCTCGCACGCGCCGGGCCAGGCCTGGGCCGGCTTCCGCTTCCTGACCATTTCCCCTGCGCACCGCGACCTGCTGCGGCGATGGATCAACGCCGCCCAGGGCGGCTGA
- a CDS encoding UPF0149 family protein yields the protein MTELPTADQIADASRTLGLAASAAELHGALCGWLAGGGADLPAWPAAVLADAGIAAPRPGDALDRLREATVAQLNDRDFGFDLVLADAAAALPERADALFDWCRGFLGGFGLAAGAAPPLSEEGQEALQDLARLAQASAEDFDSGDEDEDALAEIEEFVRVAVLLLHSDCVLGPRHRQRLN from the coding sequence ATGACCGAACTTCCCACTGCCGACCAGATCGCCGATGCCAGCCGGACGCTTGGCCTGGCTGCGTCGGCGGCCGAACTGCACGGCGCCCTGTGCGGCTGGCTGGCCGGCGGTGGCGCCGATCTGCCGGCATGGCCGGCCGCCGTGCTGGCCGACGCCGGCATCGCCGCGCCGCGCCCCGGCGACGCGCTGGACCGCCTGCGCGAGGCCACGGTCGCGCAACTGAACGACCGCGACTTCGGCTTCGACCTGGTGCTGGCCGATGCCGCCGCGGCGCTGCCCGAGCGTGCCGATGCGCTGTTCGACTGGTGCCGCGGCTTCCTTGGCGGTTTCGGCCTGGCCGCCGGCGCCGCGCCGCCGCTGTCCGAGGAAGGGCAGGAGGCGCTGCAGGACCTGGCGCGGCTGGCCCAGGCCAGCGCCGAGGATTTCGACAGCGGCGACGAGGACGAGGACGCGCTGGCCGAGATCGAGGAGTTCGTGCGCGTGGCGGTGCTGCTGCTGCACAGCGACTGCGTGCTCGGCCCGCGCCACCGGCAGCGCCTGAACTGA
- a CDS encoding putative bifunctional diguanylate cyclase/phosphodiesterase — translation MSGETLLAAWPLAVAALAAGGLVALFALRCRRHLRGQLQRQLQLQQRDQHLKLALWASGEHFWDYDLQQRTLRLMRADEATPHAQDIGLVIRENEPLRIHPDDMQQAREVLHQHLQGLTALYTAEYRVDLAGDGIWHWARVRGRVVDYDASGAPRRLAGTARDITSHRQADLERRIAAEVLRSMGEAVAVLDEERRFISVNPAFTRITGYSEREVLGQPMALIDHAPDTPAASVADQGRHWRGEAWKRRKDGQEILCHLRRNTVVAADGRQSFQVVVLEDITEQKRAEQELRYLANYDTLTSLPNRTLLSERLARAIVRARRQAGSVAVLFLDLDRFKDINDSLGHAVGDRVLRAVAERLQHAVGPQHTVARLAGDEFTVVVEDIVSQGEAEAVAARVLAAFEAPLRLDERREVAVSTSIGISLFPQHALLPSELLKHADTAMYQAKAAGRRNAQVYSARMDEATRHRATLASTLRKIPLDQELKLVYQPRYSLRAQRVVGVEALLRWHSADFGPVSPSQFIPLAEETGLILEIGEWVLRQACGALRDWRRMGLTDLCMSVNVSAIQLERGNLPELMAAILAETGVPAANIELELTESVVMSQVGKNAELLHACRELGLTLAIDDFGTGYSSLAYLKRLPINTLKIDQEFIGDLTRDPDDEAITSTIIAMGHSLALKVVAEGVEDAGQLAFLREHGCDEIQGHLVAPALEPDACLRLLQQPLRLPA, via the coding sequence TTGTCCGGCGAGACGTTGCTGGCCGCGTGGCCGTTGGCCGTGGCCGCGCTGGCCGCGGGCGGACTGGTGGCGCTGTTCGCGCTGCGCTGTCGCCGGCACCTGCGTGGGCAGTTGCAGCGGCAGTTGCAGCTGCAGCAGCGCGACCAGCACCTGAAGCTGGCGCTGTGGGCCTCGGGCGAGCACTTCTGGGACTACGACCTGCAACAGCGCACGCTGCGGCTGATGCGCGCCGACGAGGCCACGCCGCACGCGCAGGACATCGGCCTGGTGATCCGCGAGAACGAGCCGCTGCGCATCCATCCCGACGACATGCAGCAGGCGCGGGAAGTGCTGCACCAACACCTGCAGGGCCTCACCGCGCTCTACACCGCCGAGTACCGGGTGGACCTGGCCGGCGACGGGATCTGGCACTGGGCGCGGGTGCGCGGGCGCGTGGTCGACTACGACGCCAGCGGCGCACCGCGCCGGCTCGCCGGCACCGCGCGCGACATCACCTCGCACCGCCAGGCCGACCTGGAGCGGCGCATCGCCGCCGAAGTGCTGCGCAGCATGGGCGAGGCGGTCGCCGTGCTCGACGAGGAGCGCCGCTTCATCTCGGTCAACCCGGCCTTCACCCGCATCACCGGCTACAGCGAGCGCGAAGTGCTGGGCCAGCCGATGGCGCTGATCGACCACGCGCCGGACACCCCGGCGGCGTCGGTGGCGGACCAGGGCCGGCACTGGCGCGGCGAGGCCTGGAAACGGCGCAAGGACGGCCAGGAGATCCTCTGCCACCTGCGCCGCAACACCGTGGTCGCTGCCGACGGCCGCCAGAGCTTCCAGGTGGTGGTGCTGGAGGACATCACCGAGCAGAAGCGCGCCGAGCAGGAACTGCGCTACCTCGCCAACTACGACACCCTGACCAGCCTGCCCAACCGCACGCTGCTGTCCGAGCGCCTGGCGCGCGCGATCGTGCGGGCACGGCGCCAGGCCGGCTCGGTCGCGGTGCTGTTCCTGGACCTGGACCGCTTCAAGGACATCAACGACTCGCTCGGCCACGCGGTCGGCGACCGCGTGCTGCGCGCCGTGGCCGAACGCCTGCAGCACGCGGTGGGACCGCAGCACACGGTGGCGCGCCTGGCCGGCGACGAGTTCACCGTGGTGGTCGAGGACATCGTCAGCCAGGGCGAGGCCGAAGCGGTGGCCGCACGCGTGCTGGCCGCCTTCGAGGCGCCGCTGCGGCTGGACGAACGCCGCGAGGTCGCGGTCTCCACCTCCATCGGCATTTCCCTGTTCCCGCAGCACGCGTTGCTGCCGAGCGAACTGCTCAAGCATGCCGACACCGCGATGTACCAGGCCAAGGCCGCCGGGCGCCGCAACGCGCAGGTGTACTCGGCGCGCATGGACGAGGCCACCCGCCACCGCGCCACCCTGGCCAGCACGCTGCGCAAGATCCCGCTGGACCAGGAACTGAAGCTGGTCTACCAGCCGCGCTACTCGCTGCGCGCGCAGCGGGTGGTCGGCGTGGAGGCGCTGCTGCGCTGGCACAGCGCCGATTTCGGACCGGTCTCGCCGAGCCAGTTCATCCCGCTGGCCGAGGAGACCGGGCTGATCCTGGAAATCGGCGAGTGGGTGCTGCGCCAGGCCTGCGGCGCGCTGCGCGACTGGCGGCGGATGGGCCTGACCGACCTGTGCATGTCGGTGAACGTCTCGGCGATCCAGCTCGAGCGCGGCAACCTGCCGGAACTGATGGCGGCGATCCTGGCCGAAACCGGCGTGCCGGCGGCCAACATCGAACTGGAACTGACCGAAAGCGTGGTGATGTCGCAGGTCGGCAAGAACGCCGAGCTGCTGCACGCCTGCCGCGAGCTGGGGCTGACCCTGGCCATCGACGACTTCGGCACCGGCTACTCGTCGCTGGCCTATCTGAAACGGCTGCCGATCAACACCCTGAAGATCGACCAGGAATTCATCGGCGACCTCACCCGCGACCCGGACGACGAGGCGATCACCAGCACCATCATCGCGATGGGCCATTCGCTGGCGCTGAAGGTGGTCGCCGAGGGGGTCGAGGATGCCGGGCAGCTGGCGTTCCTGCGCGAGCACGGCTGCGACGAGATCCAGGGCCACCTGGTGGCGCCGGCGCTGGAGCCGGACGCCTGCCTGCGCCTGCTGCAGCAACCGCTGCGGCTGCCTGCCTGA
- the hemW gene encoding radical SAM family heme chaperone HemW — MPHPHDHCQHPPGAACPDPSGHADGPSLVPPPLSLYVHLPWCVRKCPYCDFNSHAAKGALPFDAYVDALIRDLDQDLPLVWGRVVNSVFFGGGTPSLFPPEAIDRFLQAASARLRFAPGLEITLETNPGTAEHGRFDRYLAAGVNRLSFGIQSFDDAALQRLGRIHDGAEAERAVKLAQDAGYANLNLDLMYALPQQTLAEAERDIAQALALQPTHLSHYQLTLEPNTVFAARPPQGIPEDDDAWDMQERCQALLAEAGYAQYEVSAYARAGYRCAHNLNYWTFGDYLGIGAGAHGKISSGAEQTILRRWKLKHPQAFLDAAGTPAAIGGDEWIAPERRPFEYMLNALRLNDGFALRDFSARTGLPLQAIAPALATAQARDWLRVDAGHAVPTELGRRFTNDVIALFLP; from the coding sequence ATGCCGCACCCCCACGACCATTGCCAGCATCCGCCCGGCGCGGCCTGCCCGGATCCGTCCGGGCACGCCGACGGCCCGTCGCTGGTGCCGCCACCGCTGTCGCTCTACGTGCACCTGCCGTGGTGCGTGCGCAAATGCCCGTACTGCGACTTCAACTCGCACGCGGCCAAGGGGGCGCTGCCGTTCGACGCCTACGTGGATGCGCTGATCCGCGACCTGGACCAGGACCTGCCGCTGGTCTGGGGCCGGGTGGTCAACAGCGTGTTCTTCGGCGGCGGCACGCCCAGCCTGTTCCCGCCCGAGGCGATCGACCGTTTCCTGCAGGCGGCCAGCGCCCGGCTGCGCTTCGCGCCGGGCCTGGAGATCACCCTGGAGACCAATCCCGGCACCGCCGAGCATGGCCGCTTCGACCGCTATCTGGCGGCGGGGGTGAATCGCCTCAGCTTCGGCATCCAGAGCTTCGACGATGCGGCCCTGCAACGGCTCGGCCGCATCCACGACGGCGCCGAGGCCGAGCGTGCGGTGAAGCTGGCGCAGGACGCCGGCTACGCCAATCTCAACCTGGACCTGATGTACGCGCTGCCGCAGCAGACCCTGGCCGAGGCCGAGCGCGACATCGCGCAGGCGCTGGCGCTGCAGCCGACCCACCTCAGCCACTACCAGCTCACCCTGGAGCCGAACACCGTATTCGCCGCGCGGCCGCCGCAGGGCATTCCCGAGGACGACGACGCCTGGGACATGCAGGAGCGCTGCCAGGCGCTGCTGGCCGAGGCCGGCTACGCGCAGTACGAGGTCAGCGCCTATGCCCGCGCCGGCTACCGCTGCGCGCACAATCTCAACTACTGGACCTTCGGCGATTATCTCGGCATCGGTGCCGGCGCCCACGGCAAGATCAGCTCCGGTGCCGAACAGACCATCCTGCGGCGCTGGAAGCTCAAGCATCCGCAGGCGTTCCTGGACGCGGCGGGGACGCCGGCGGCGATCGGCGGCGACGAATGGATCGCGCCGGAGCGGCGCCCGTTCGAGTACATGCTCAACGCGCTGCGCCTCAACGACGGCTTCGCGCTGCGCGACTTCAGCGCCCGCACCGGCCTGCCGCTGCAGGCGATCGCCCCGGCCCTGGCCACCGCGCAGGCCCGTGACTGGCTGCGGGTGGACGCCGGCCACGCCGTACCGACCGAGTTGGGACGGCGCTTCACCAACGACGTCATCGCCCTGTTCCTACCGTAG
- the pepQ gene encoding Xaa-Pro dipeptidase — protein sequence MPQHDPSALYADHLRTLTQRADEALARGGFDHLVVPSGSLHYQVFDDRDYPYAVNPQFKAWLPLTRVPNSWLVYTPGRRPQVIFHQPRDYWHVVPDAPSGWWVEHCEIHLIRTPDEALALLPDPARSAILGEPQSALGAYVPNNPADVLQYLEYHRAYKTPYELALMRQAQQSAVRGHRAAEAAFRDGRSEFEIHMTYCAAVGQDANELPYGNIVALNEHGAVLHYTELQRQAPTPLRSFLIDAGASAHGYASDITRTYAADPGSEFQALIDAVDAAQQRLGRNVRPGVDYRQLHLDAHLALMGVLKDAGVLTVSPETAVATGVSAAFFPHGLGHPIGLQVHDVAGFAASDRGGRIARPDGHPYLRMTRTLEPGMVVTIEPGLYFIDMLLDDLRQAGHGGSVDWARVEQFKPYGGIRIEDEVVCTDDAPENLTRPVFAAA from the coding sequence ATGCCCCAGCACGACCCAAGCGCCCTGTACGCCGACCACCTGCGCACCTTGACCCAGCGCGCCGACGAGGCGCTGGCGCGCGGCGGCTTCGACCACCTGGTGGTGCCCAGCGGCAGCCTGCACTACCAGGTGTTCGACGACCGCGACTATCCGTACGCGGTGAACCCGCAGTTCAAGGCCTGGCTGCCCCTGACCCGGGTCCCGAACAGTTGGCTGGTGTACACGCCGGGGCGGCGCCCGCAGGTGATCTTCCACCAGCCGCGCGACTACTGGCACGTGGTGCCGGACGCGCCCAGCGGCTGGTGGGTGGAGCACTGCGAGATCCACCTGATCCGCACCCCGGACGAGGCGCTGGCGCTGCTGCCGGACCCGGCGCGCAGCGCGATCCTGGGCGAACCGCAGAGCGCGCTGGGCGCCTACGTGCCGAACAACCCGGCGGACGTGCTGCAGTACCTGGAGTATCACCGCGCCTACAAGACGCCCTACGAGCTGGCGCTGATGCGCCAGGCGCAGCAGTCGGCGGTGCGCGGCCATCGCGCCGCCGAGGCCGCGTTCCGCGACGGCCGCAGCGAATTCGAGATCCACATGACCTACTGCGCGGCGGTCGGGCAGGACGCGAACGAGCTGCCGTACGGCAACATCGTCGCGCTGAACGAACACGGCGCCGTCCTGCACTACACCGAGCTGCAGCGACAGGCGCCGACGCCGCTGCGCAGCTTCCTGATCGACGCCGGCGCCTCCGCGCACGGCTACGCCAGCGACATCACCCGCACCTACGCCGCCGATCCCGGCAGCGAGTTCCAGGCGCTGATCGACGCAGTGGACGCCGCGCAGCAGCGCCTGGGCCGGAACGTGCGCCCCGGCGTGGACTACCGGCAACTGCACCTGGATGCGCACCTGGCGCTGATGGGCGTGCTGAAGGACGCCGGCGTGCTCACCGTGTCGCCGGAGACTGCCGTGGCCACCGGCGTCAGCGCCGCGTTCTTCCCGCACGGCCTGGGCCATCCGATCGGCCTGCAGGTGCACGACGTCGCCGGCTTCGCCGCCAGCGACCGCGGCGGCCGCATCGCGCGCCCCGACGGCCACCCCTACCTGCGCATGACCCGCACCCTGGAACCGGGCATGGTGGTGACGATCGAACCGGGCCTGTACTTCATCGACATGCTGCTGGACGACCTCAGGCAGGCCGGCCACGGCGGCAGCGTCGACTGGGCGCGGGTGGAGCAATTCAAGCCCTACGGCGGCATCCGCATCGAGGACGAAGTGGTGTGCACCGACGACGCGCCCGAGAACCTGACGCGGCCGGTGTTTGCGGCGGCCTGA
- the rdgB gene encoding RdgB/HAM1 family non-canonical purine NTP pyrophosphatase translates to MKLVLASSNAGKLEELHALLDDVGVELIAQSTLGVGDADETGLTFVENALLKARHAAHVTGLPALADDSGICVDALHGAPGLYSARYAGEHGNAQANIDKLLDALRDVPDAQRGAHFYCVLVLLRHAEDPQPLLVEGQWRGRIAHARAGSGGHGYDPVFVDPEHGQTAAEMPLALKNRISHRAIALQQLKRHLADLLAAQPAG, encoded by the coding sequence ATGAAATTGGTCCTGGCCAGCAGCAACGCCGGCAAGCTCGAAGAACTGCATGCCCTGCTCGACGACGTCGGGGTCGAGCTCATCGCGCAATCCACGCTCGGCGTCGGCGATGCCGACGAAACCGGCCTGACCTTCGTCGAGAACGCGCTGCTCAAGGCGCGCCACGCCGCCCACGTCACCGGCCTGCCGGCGCTGGCCGACGATTCCGGCATCTGCGTGGACGCGCTGCACGGCGCGCCGGGCCTGTATTCGGCGCGCTACGCCGGCGAACACGGCAATGCGCAGGCCAATATCGACAAGCTGCTGGACGCGCTGCGCGATGTCCCCGACGCGCAGCGCGGCGCGCACTTCTACTGCGTGCTGGTGCTGCTGCGGCATGCCGAGGATCCGCAACCGCTGCTGGTGGAAGGGCAATGGCGTGGCCGCATCGCGCACGCCCGTGCCGGCAGCGGCGGGCACGGCTACGATCCGGTGTTCGTGGACCCGGAACACGGCCAGACCGCGGCCGAGATGCCGCTGGCGCTGAAGAACCGCATCAGCCATCGCGCCATTGCGCTGCAGCAGCTCAAGCGGCACCTGGCCGACCTGCTGGCGGCGCAGCCCGCCGGGTGA
- a CDS encoding aminopeptidase P N-terminal domain-containing protein, with product MKRLTGISAGEYARRRRQLMDMAGEQAILVLPSAPERVRSHDTHYPYRQDSDFWYLCGFPEPDAVLVLVPGRRHGEALLFCRERDPEREAWDGPRAGQEGAVERYGMDDAYPIEDLDEILPGLLEGRSRVYYHFGRDVDFDLKLIGWVKRVREQVRHGAQPPHEFLELGHLLHEQRLFKSRDEVALMQVAADLSVAGHRAAMRLARPGVHEYQVQAEIEREFRAGDAWPAYGSIVGSGHNACVLHYRANAARLRDGDLVLVDAGAEYRGYAADITRTFPANGRFSAEQRALHDLVGAAHAAALAQARPGVAYEAGHLAAVQTLTEGLLRLGLLKGSLEQNLASGDYRRFYRHKTGHWLGLDVHDVGDYRLAGESRLLEPGMVFTIEPGLYVAPDDKEVDAKWRGIGIRTEDDVLITDDGHRVLTDALARSAEEIEGVMAGNGE from the coding sequence ATGAAACGGCTCACCGGGATTTCCGCCGGCGAGTACGCGCGCCGGCGCCGGCAGTTGATGGACATGGCCGGCGAGCAGGCCATCCTGGTGCTGCCCAGCGCGCCCGAGCGGGTGCGCAGCCACGACACGCATTACCCGTACCGGCAGGATTCGGACTTCTGGTACCTGTGCGGCTTTCCCGAGCCGGACGCGGTGCTGGTGCTGGTGCCCGGACGCCGCCACGGCGAGGCGCTGCTGTTCTGCCGCGAACGCGATCCCGAGCGCGAAGCCTGGGACGGCCCGCGGGCCGGCCAGGAAGGCGCGGTCGAGCGCTACGGCATGGACGACGCCTATCCGATCGAGGACCTCGACGAGATCCTGCCCGGGCTGCTGGAAGGCCGCTCGCGGGTGTACTACCACTTCGGCCGCGACGTCGATTTCGACCTGAAGCTGATCGGCTGGGTCAAGCGCGTGCGCGAGCAGGTGCGGCACGGCGCGCAGCCGCCGCACGAGTTCCTGGAACTGGGCCACCTGCTGCACGAGCAGCGCCTGTTCAAGTCGCGCGACGAAGTGGCGCTGATGCAGGTGGCCGCCGACCTGAGCGTGGCCGGGCACCGCGCGGCGATGCGGCTGGCGCGGCCCGGCGTGCACGAATACCAGGTGCAGGCCGAGATCGAGCGCGAATTCCGCGCCGGCGACGCCTGGCCGGCCTACGGCAGCATCGTCGGCAGCGGCCACAACGCCTGCGTGCTGCACTACCGCGCCAATGCCGCGCGCCTGCGCGACGGCGACCTGGTGCTGGTCGATGCCGGTGCCGAGTACCGCGGCTATGCCGCCGACATCACCCGCACGTTCCCGGCCAACGGCCGCTTCAGCGCCGAACAGCGCGCGCTGCACGACCTGGTCGGCGCCGCGCACGCCGCCGCGCTGGCGCAGGCGCGCCCGGGCGTGGCCTACGAGGCGGGGCACCTGGCCGCGGTGCAGACCCTGACCGAGGGCCTGCTGCGGCTGGGCCTGCTCAAGGGCAGCCTGGAGCAGAACCTGGCCAGCGGCGACTACCGGCGCTTCTACCGGCACAAGACCGGGCACTGGCTGGGCCTGGACGTGCACGACGTCGGCGACTACCGCCTGGCCGGCGAATCGCGCCTGCTCGAGCCGGGCATGGTGTTCACCATCGAACCCGGCCTGTACGTGGCGCCGGACGACAAGGAGGTCGACGCGAAGTGGCGCGGCATCGGCATCCGCACCGAGGACGACGTGCTGATCACCGACGACGGCCACCGCGTGCTCACCGATGCCCTGGCGCGCAGCGCCGAGGAGATCGAGGGGGTGATGGCTGGGAATGGGGAATAG
- a CDS encoding VOC family protein — protein sequence MTRRLALVTLVVADYDEAIAWYTGKLGFQVLEDVDQGHKRWVVVGPGDARGAALLLARASDDAQRRRIGDQTGGRVGFFLHTDDFQRDHAAMLAAGVEFLEAPRHEPYATVAVFRDLYGNTWDLLEPIA from the coding sequence ATGACCCGGCGCCTGGCCCTGGTCACCCTGGTGGTGGCCGACTACGACGAGGCCATCGCCTGGTACACCGGCAAGCTGGGATTCCAGGTGCTGGAGGACGTGGACCAGGGCCACAAGCGCTGGGTCGTGGTCGGGCCTGGCGATGCGCGCGGCGCGGCGCTGCTGCTGGCGCGCGCCAGCGACGACGCCCAACGCCGCCGCATCGGCGACCAGACCGGCGGCCGGGTCGGCTTCTTCCTGCACACCGACGACTTCCAGCGCGACCACGCGGCGATGCTGGCCGCCGGCGTGGAATTCCTGGAAGCGCCCCGCCACGAACCCTACGCCACGGTCGCGGTGTTCCGCGACCTCTACGGCAACACCTGGGACCTGCTGGAGCCCATCGCATGA